A part of Microbacterium terregens genomic DNA contains:
- a CDS encoding IS256 family transposase, with translation MALDQSALLELLGELKLTDVTDRIRTATETLYQELIDAEAAAFIGAAPYERSGARVAQRNGTRPRPLLTTAGELDLRIPKLRAGTFFPSLLERRRRVDQALFAVVMEAYVHGVSTRKVDDLVKALGADTGISKSEVSRICANLDEDVAAFRDRPLADTGYPYVFLDATYCKARVGRRVVSQAVVVAVGVAADGRREVLGFEVGDTESQPFWTTFLRSLKARGLDGVKLVISDAHTGLIAAIETVFQGSSWQRCRVHFMRNVLANVQKTAGPMVASIIRTIFAQPDKKHVHAQFDEVVRMLGRSHPKVAEMLEDARDDLLAFAAFPYAHWRQIWSTNPLERVNKEIKRRTDVVGTFPNPAALLRLAGHVLIEQHDEWDGADRRYFSEHSMKLLDVTEEEVAIPELAAA, from the coding sequence ATGGCTCTAGACCAGTCTGCCCTCCTCGAGCTCCTCGGGGAACTGAAACTCACCGACGTCACCGACCGGATCCGGACAGCGACCGAGACGCTCTACCAGGAGCTGATCGACGCGGAAGCGGCCGCGTTCATCGGCGCCGCCCCGTACGAGCGGTCCGGCGCACGGGTCGCTCAACGCAACGGCACCCGACCCCGACCGTTGCTCACCACCGCCGGTGAACTCGATCTGCGGATCCCGAAGCTGCGGGCGGGGACCTTCTTCCCGTCACTGCTGGAACGCCGCCGACGGGTCGATCAAGCCTTGTTCGCGGTCGTGATGGAGGCGTACGTCCACGGCGTGAGCACCCGCAAGGTCGACGACCTGGTCAAAGCGCTGGGCGCCGACACGGGGATCTCGAAGTCGGAGGTGTCGCGGATCTGCGCGAACCTCGACGAGGACGTCGCCGCGTTCCGGGACCGGCCGCTCGCGGACACCGGCTACCCGTACGTGTTCCTCGACGCGACCTACTGCAAGGCCCGCGTCGGCCGGCGGGTCGTCTCCCAAGCGGTCGTCGTCGCGGTCGGCGTCGCCGCGGACGGGCGTCGGGAAGTGCTCGGTTTCGAGGTCGGCGACACCGAGTCGCAGCCGTTCTGGACCACGTTCCTGCGCTCGTTGAAAGCGCGCGGGCTGGACGGGGTGAAGCTGGTCATCTCCGATGCTCACACCGGCCTGATCGCCGCGATCGAGACCGTATTCCAAGGCTCCAGCTGGCAGCGATGCCGGGTTCACTTCATGCGCAACGTGCTCGCCAACGTGCAGAAGACCGCCGGACCGATGGTCGCATCGATCATCCGCACGATCTTCGCGCAACCCGACAAGAAGCACGTCCACGCCCAGTTCGACGAAGTCGTGCGGATGCTCGGCCGCTCCCACCCGAAGGTCGCCGAGATGCTCGAAGACGCCCGCGACGACCTCCTCGCGTTCGCGGCGTTCCCCTACGCGCACTGGCGGCAGATCTGGTCCACCAATCCGCTGGAGCGGGTGAACAAGGAGATCAAGCGTCGCACCGACGTCGTCGGCACGTTCCCCAACCCGGCCGCGCTGCTGCGCCTGGCAGGGCACGTCCTGATCGAACAGCACGACGAATGGGACGGCGCCGACCGCCGCTACTTCAGCGAGCACTCCATGAAGCTCCTCGACGTCACCGAAGAGGAGGTCGCAATCCCAGAACTCGCTGCGGCATAA
- a CDS encoding helix-turn-helix domain-containing protein has product MNRSSDCLALTMKDAAKLVGVDYRTIKLGMENGTIPSVELGPRRMIPRAALLRVFGVET; this is encoded by the coding sequence ATGAATCGCTCATCGGACTGTCTGGCTCTGACGATGAAGGATGCCGCAAAGCTCGTCGGCGTCGACTACCGCACGATCAAGTTGGGCATGGAGAACGGGACGATTCCGTCGGTCGAACTGGGGCCGCGGCGGATGATCCCCCGAGCCGCACTGCTGCGCGTGTTCGGAGTCGAAACCTGA
- a CDS encoding AAA family ATPase, whose product MYGLESGSTVARFIVDLGRISTDELSPGGLRVWLTGHDPVSGEERGRLRLTADADLVLDGTLNHPKSYSIAALLHPELAAEFEALQDRLRDQILLTWQRELNARRGHGGLIREDITLIEVVELQHRRSRALDPHAHRHMWLNVKVLGEDGKWSNVDSRVAMKLHTVINAEGDLAARTDPQWMAALARHGFTLDDDGEVAQLAGAVRPFSRRSAQIERNRARLAAEWTVEHNGASPSIRVVTQIDRRAWAMSRPNKPAHLDEQSWEEAVRDELESIDPGLTGYRSPVVHVATPVEALDLDLLSDAAVVDADTRSTRSGGRFGSFDLRAGAMRALSRSGVIAPRDALTATIDEITDRAHRKCVHLVADASIPGHVKGFMATDTMRLKVRLAGRLDALASPGRALLPSELRRAAVAIEDIETLDASQLAAAGAIAGTGGLVAITGPAGAGKTTMLRVAHAGLVGQGRRMLVVAPTRKAASVASREVGAAASSLHALLADHGYRWATDPAGAQVWTRLSRGEADPTTGIVYDGPAKFVLRRGDRIVVDEAGMVDLQTAVALVDLTLEHGVGVAMVGDPHQALPVGHAGAMATAVRYATASVELDTVHRFSDPEYAALTLRLRNPRDLDDALDVAGELLEHGHVQRVASTEEARDAMVAAYFDLHASGKRVALVAGTNDEADAINDAVQQRRVDDGELDPTTLALGMGEQRILVGDRVQTRRNDPRTGVENRAQWVVRNIWDESIDLTSVSDSGEIRRVSRDYALDHLQLAYASTVHGIQGETTDAAVVGSDVDAAGLYVGLTRGRHQNVAITIARTDQDAIGNIGATMMRGTTELTIQDAMRAADAELRRAARSRALQATGPWVAPHSSASRGGLSL is encoded by the coding sequence GTGTACGGTCTGGAATCTGGCTCGACGGTCGCGCGATTCATCGTCGACCTTGGCCGCATCTCCACCGACGAGCTATCGCCTGGCGGCCTGCGTGTGTGGCTCACGGGCCATGACCCGGTCAGTGGTGAGGAGCGGGGTCGGCTACGGCTGACCGCCGACGCCGACCTCGTGCTGGACGGCACGCTCAATCACCCGAAGTCGTACAGCATTGCCGCGTTGCTGCATCCCGAACTCGCGGCCGAGTTCGAGGCGTTGCAGGATCGGTTGCGGGATCAGATCCTGCTCACGTGGCAGCGGGAGCTTAACGCGCGGCGGGGGCACGGTGGGCTGATCCGTGAGGACATCACCCTGATCGAGGTCGTGGAGCTGCAGCATCGTCGCTCGCGGGCGCTGGACCCGCACGCTCACCGTCACATGTGGTTGAACGTCAAGGTCCTCGGTGAGGACGGTAAGTGGTCGAACGTGGACTCGCGCGTCGCAATGAAGCTGCACACGGTGATCAATGCCGAAGGCGATCTCGCTGCTCGCACCGACCCGCAGTGGATGGCCGCCCTCGCGCGCCATGGATTCACTCTCGATGACGACGGGGAGGTGGCGCAGCTCGCCGGAGCAGTACGGCCCTTCTCGCGACGGTCGGCGCAGATCGAGCGGAACCGAGCGAGGTTGGCTGCCGAGTGGACGGTCGAGCACAATGGTGCGAGCCCCAGCATCCGCGTCGTGACGCAGATCGACCGTCGCGCATGGGCGATGTCGCGCCCGAACAAGCCGGCCCACCTGGACGAGCAGTCCTGGGAAGAGGCCGTCCGCGACGAGCTCGAGAGTATCGATCCTGGGCTCACCGGCTATCGGTCCCCGGTCGTCCACGTCGCGACACCTGTGGAGGCTCTGGACCTGGATCTGCTGTCGGATGCCGCGGTCGTCGATGCGGACACGCGGTCCACCCGTTCCGGGGGTCGGTTCGGCTCGTTCGATCTGCGCGCCGGCGCCATGCGCGCTCTCTCGCGCAGCGGCGTGATCGCGCCGCGCGACGCGCTCACCGCGACGATCGATGAGATCACCGATCGAGCGCATCGCAAGTGCGTGCATCTGGTGGCAGATGCCAGCATTCCCGGTCATGTGAAGGGGTTCATGGCGACCGATACGATGCGCTTGAAAGTCCGCCTCGCAGGGCGCCTCGATGCTCTCGCCTCGCCCGGCCGCGCACTCCTGCCGAGCGAGCTACGTCGAGCGGCAGTAGCCATCGAGGACATCGAGACCCTGGATGCTTCGCAACTCGCCGCGGCGGGTGCGATCGCGGGGACGGGTGGGCTCGTGGCGATCACCGGCCCGGCCGGCGCAGGGAAGACCACCATGTTGCGCGTCGCACACGCGGGACTGGTAGGACAAGGGCGACGGATGCTGGTGGTAGCGCCGACCCGGAAGGCCGCCTCGGTCGCGTCTCGCGAGGTCGGTGCCGCGGCGTCGAGCCTGCACGCGCTGCTGGCGGACCACGGGTACCGGTGGGCCACCGACCCGGCCGGAGCGCAAGTGTGGACGCGTCTGTCGCGCGGCGAGGCGGATCCGACGACGGGGATCGTTTACGACGGCCCGGCCAAGTTCGTCCTCCGGCGGGGCGATCGGATCGTCGTGGACGAGGCCGGCATGGTCGACCTCCAGACCGCGGTCGCGCTTGTCGATCTCACTCTCGAGCACGGCGTCGGCGTCGCGATGGTAGGGGACCCGCACCAGGCTCTCCCGGTCGGGCACGCAGGGGCGATGGCAACGGCGGTCCGCTACGCGACAGCATCCGTCGAACTCGACACCGTGCACCGGTTCAGCGATCCCGAGTACGCCGCGCTCACGCTGCGCCTCCGCAACCCCCGCGACCTCGACGACGCCCTGGACGTCGCGGGCGAGCTGCTCGAACACGGGCACGTGCAACGGGTCGCCAGCACAGAGGAAGCGCGCGACGCAATGGTCGCCGCCTACTTCGATTTGCACGCAAGCGGCAAACGAGTTGCACTGGTCGCCGGTACCAATGATGAGGCGGACGCGATCAACGACGCCGTCCAGCAACGACGCGTCGATGACGGCGAGCTGGACCCCACGACTCTCGCGCTGGGAATGGGGGAGCAGCGCATCCTCGTCGGCGACAGAGTGCAGACCCGCCGCAACGATCCGCGCACCGGAGTCGAGAACCGTGCGCAATGGGTGGTGCGCAACATCTGGGACGAGAGCATTGACCTCACCTCGGTCAGTGACAGCGGTGAGATCCGTCGCGTCAGCCGCGACTACGCGCTCGACCATCTGCAACTGGCCTACGCGTCGACCGTGCACGGCATTCAAGGGGAGACCACGGATGCCGCCGTGGTGGGATCGGACGTCGACGCGGCCGGCCTCTACGTTGGACTGACCCGTGGCCGGCACCAGAACGTGGCCATCACGATCGCGCGTACCGACCAGGATGCGATCGGCAACATCGGCGCGACGATGATGCGCGGAACGACGGAGCTGACGATCCAGGACGCGATGCGCGCGGCGGACGCCGAGCTGCGGCGAGCCGCACGCTCGCGGGCGCTTCAGGCGACCGGACCTTGGGTCGCCCCGCACTCATCGGCCTCGCGCGGCGGGCTGTCGCTCTGA